The following coding sequences lie in one Apium graveolens cultivar Ventura chromosome 3, ASM990537v1, whole genome shotgun sequence genomic window:
- the LOC141712326 gene encoding uncharacterized protein LOC141712326: MDREQEEIQFLGFFGILKEAGNVTTSYRKIFGQIALSIILPLSFIFLAQIEISEFLFGEIIHNEYVLDHTQMGSQRYSKISEMLSSEWTTFWLFKIAYFIFFLILSLLSTSAVVYTIACIYTAKEITYSKVMKVVPKVWKRLMVTFIWNFIIVFAYNIVALLVFILWAVVLGPSVTGIVVVIILLLIYISGVVYISIIWHLASVISVLEEVYGIQAMLKSKDLIKGNTGVCAVIFLILNLSLLGIQAGFEVTVVGGDSVWGKVWYAYLWFMLLSMLLLFLLVVQTIIYFICKSYHHENIDKSSLADHLEVYRGDYVPLTSKDVQLEHFEV; this comes from the coding sequence atGGACAGAGAACAAGAAGAAATACAGTTTCTTGGCTTCTTTGGCATCTTAAAGGAAGCCGGGAACGTCACAACCTCGTATAGGAAAATTTTCGGGCAAATAGCGCTATCGATAATCCTTCCTCTTTCCTTCATTTTCTTAGCTCAAATCGAGATCTCTGAATTCTTATTCGGAGAAATCATACACAATGAGTATGTTTTGGATCATACTCAAATGGGTTCTCAAAGATATTCCAAGATTTCGGAGATGTTGTCATCGGAatggaccacattttggctattCAAAATAGCTTATTTCATCTTTTTTCTGATCCTTTCCCTTCTTTCAACATCAGCAGTTGTATACACAATTGCATGCATCTATACTGCAAAAGAAATAACTTATTCTAAGGTCATGAAAGTGGTTCCCAAGGTTTGGAAAAGACTTATGGTCACTTTCATCTGGAATTTCATCATTGTTTTCGCGTATAACATTGTTGCCCTACTTGTGTTCATTCTATGGGCTGTTGTTTTAGGACCAAGTGTTACCGGAATCGTGGTTGTTATCATTCTTCTACTGATATATATATCAGGAGTTGTGTACATCAGCATTATTTGGCACTTGGCAAGCGTTATATCGGTTTTAGAAGAAGTATATGGAATTCAAGCAATGTTGAAGAGCAAGGATTTGATTAAAGGAAACACCGGAGTTTGTGCTGTAATTTTCCTTATACTTAACCTATCTTTACTTGGAATCCAAGCAGGTTTTGAAGTGACTGTTGTTGGTGGAGACTCTGTTTGGGGCAAAGTATGGTATGCATATCTTTGGTTTATGTTACTGTCGATGTTGCTTCTCTTTCTACTTGTTGTCCAGACAATCATCTACTTCATCTGCAAATCCTATCACCATGAAAACATCGATAAATCCTCACTGGCTGATCATCTTGAGGTTTATAGAGGAGATTATGTTCCATTGACATCCAAGGATGTTCAACTAGAGCATTTTGAGGTTTAA